In Melopsittacus undulatus isolate bMelUnd1 chromosome 6, bMelUnd1.mat.Z, whole genome shotgun sequence, the following proteins share a genomic window:
- the LOC101876892 gene encoding neuronal PAS domain-containing protein 2 isoform X3, whose amino-acid sequence MTDPVAADFLNAEKQIEFCCHLARGSLDPNEPLMYEYVKFVVDFKYFTHVPTPSCNGFESAIARAFRSATEEQICLVATVRLVTPQFLKELCNVEEPCEEFTSRHSLEWKFLFLDHRAPPIIGYLPFEVLGTSGYDYYHADDLELLARCHEHLMQFGKGKSCYYRFLTKGQQWIWLQTHYYITYHQWNSKPEFIVCTHLVVSYAEVRAERRRDLGLEESSVELASSSLKSHSSYLDVGQCSSSQDASREGVSLSSHSSRRSSHTALSDSTSTSSMRHTDTSTPTRLSVPGGQAEKAALRVASAGSTQAIATPPAPGEQLRQAPVAQLAAPSQHAVMPVYHFPTQLGMMHQLKEQLEERTRILQADIKTQQEELHVIKEQLQLVQDSNLQMLMQQPIPIVLNNLQHPNPRRLQPGTPRQTTAKKSQQQGLTGMKHYCSTLLPSPRQFLRDPCGTAAQVQQQHLVRGNQTQQTRVPGQTSISVPLYNNPVVLSQTHPIAVAAQMPGDGSERQLQSDYSQDRSLRMLLDQSIQAMMPATNGSGQSMQSSASRQQGKFVAEQQILPPTVQMQPVTCSSVRPPAPSPVFSPSLMIPHASFTSHQANTPVHLHQWPQQQVQQHRLYLQMQGPELVPGGAQRILQPPHTPQQNPLSYFLHPQQQSRHTQGQASDLPEMQLP is encoded by the exons ATGACAGATCCTGTTGCAGCTGATTTTCTGAACG cagagaaacaaaTAGAGTTTTGTTGTCATTTAGCAAGAGGCAGCTTAGATCCAAATGAACCCCTGATGTATGAATATGTGAAATTTGTAGTggattttaagtattttactCATG TGCCTACACCCTCCTGTAATGGCTTTGAGTCAGCTATTGCACGAGCTTTCAGGTCAGCCACAGAGGAGCAGATTTGCCTCGTAGCAACTGTTCGTCTTGTCACACCGCAGTTCTTAAAG GAGCTCTGCAATGTTGAAGAGCCATGTGAAGAATTTACATCGAGGCATAGTTTGGAATGGAAGTTTTTATTCTTGGACCACAG GGCTCCACCTATTATAGGATATTTACCCTTTGAGGTTCTGGGAACATCAGGGTATGATTACTACCACGCAGATGACCTGGAGCTTCTTGCTAGGTGCCATGAACACT tgatgcagtttggaaaaggaaagtcCTGTTACTATCGGTTCCTGACCAAAGGCCAGCAGTGGATATGGCTGCAGACACACTACTACATCACCTACCACCAATGGAATTCTAAACCCGAGTTCATCGTTTGCACTCACCTCGTAGTTAG TTACGCAGAAGTTCGAGCTGAAAGAAGGCGAGATCTTGGCCTTGAGGAGTCATCAGTTGAGCTGGCGTCCTCTTCTCTGAAG AGCCACAGCAGTTACCTGGACGTtgggcagtgcagcagcagccaggatgcCAGCCGGGAAGGAGTGTCCCTGTCATCCCACAGCTCCCGGCGCTCCTCACACACTGCCCTTTCTGACTCCACAT CCACATCATCCATGCGACACACGGACACCAGCACTCCCACCCGCCTGTCAGTGCCAGGGGGACAGGCGGAGAAGGCAGCCCTGCGGGTGGCATCAGCTGGAAGCACTCAG GCCATAGCAACTCCTCCAGCCCCTGGTGAGCAGCTCCGTCAGGCGCCGGTGGCTCAGCTGGCAGCCCCCTCTCAACATGCTGTGATG ccagtGTACCATTTCCCAACCCAGCTGGGAATGATGCATCAGCTGaaagagcagctggaggagaggaCTCGCATCCTGCAAGCTGACATCAAGACACAGCAAGAAGAGCTCCATGTCATcaaggagcagctccagctcgTGCAGGATTCCAACCTGCAG ATGCTGATGCAGCAGCCGATCCCCATAGTCTTGAACAACCTGCAGCACCCAAACCCAAGGAGGCTGCAGCCGGGGACACCCAGGCAGACCACAGCCAAGAAGTCACAGCAACAAGGCCTTACAGGGATGAAGCACTACTGCAGCACCCTCCTGCCCTCACCACGCCAGTTCCTCAGGGACCCCTGCGGCACAGCTGCCCAG gtacagcagcagcacctaGTGAGAGGAAACCAAACCCAGCAAACACGTGTGCCGGGGCAGACGAGCATCTCAGTGCCCCTCTACAACAACCCCGTGGTGTTATCACAAACACATCCCATTGCAGTGGCTGCACAGATGCCAGGTGACGGCAGCGAAAGGCAACTACAGTCTGACTACAGCCAGGACAGGAGCCTCAG GATGCTGTTGGACCAGTCTATCCAAGCCATGATGCCTGCCACCAATGGCAGTGGCCAGTCCAtgcagagcagtgccagcaggcaGCAAGGAAA ATTCGTTGCAGAGCAGCAGATCCTGCCTCCCACAGTGCAGATGCAGCCGGTTACCTGTAGCAGTGTCCGACCTCCAGCCCCATCGCCtgttttctccccatccctgaTGATCCCACATGCCAGCTTCACATCCCACCAGGCAAACACACCGGTTCATCTCCACCAGTGGCCACAGCAGCAGGTTCAGCAGCACCGTCTCTACCTTCAG ATGCAAGGTCCTGAGCTGGTGCCTGGGGGTGCACAGCGCATTCTGCAGCCACCCCACACACCACAGCAGAACCCCCTGAGCTACttcctgcacccacagcagcagagccgCCACACACAGGGCCAAGCCTCTGACCTGCCTGAGATGCAGCTGCCCTGA